One part of the Marispirochaeta sp. genome encodes these proteins:
- a CDS encoding FliI/YscN family ATPase, whose product MFEKYNTVLSDFDPIKYTGLVQRVKGLMIESHGPHGMVGELCHIDVPKGRGNVPAEIVGFSEDSVQLMPFLGMEGIESGCRVTAMGESLSVPVSPRLLGRVLDSLGHPMDDGPTLGSVETYPVIAEPPDVLRRSIIQERIVTGVRALDAFTPVGKGQRLGIFSGSGVGKSTILGMIARNTSADVNVIALIGERGREVKEFIENDLGEEGLKRSVLVVSSSDTPPLARLRGAYVATAIAEYFRDQGKDVMLLFDSVTRFARAQREIGLAVGEPPATRGYTPSVFSMLPKLLERCGTSDKGTITGFYSILVDADDMDDPVADTVRGILDGHVILSRQLAQRYHYPAVDVLDSLSRLGNKVAQDQDLRAAGKLRQLLSAYYESEDLINVGAYVKGANSLVDEAIAKMPAIRDFLVQGIDEQAKINDTLETLRTLAEST is encoded by the coding sequence ATGTTCGAAAAGTATAACACCGTACTCAGCGATTTTGATCCCATTAAGTATACCGGGCTGGTCCAAAGGGTAAAGGGTCTTATGATCGAAAGCCACGGACCCCACGGAATGGTCGGGGAGCTGTGTCATATAGATGTTCCCAAGGGCAGGGGAAATGTACCGGCGGAGATCGTAGGTTTTTCCGAGGATTCTGTGCAGCTGATGCCCTTTCTTGGTATGGAAGGCATTGAGTCAGGCTGCCGGGTAACCGCTATGGGAGAATCCCTGTCGGTACCCGTTTCTCCCAGGCTTCTGGGACGGGTCCTGGACAGTCTTGGTCATCCCATGGATGACGGTCCTACCCTCGGTTCCGTGGAGACCTACCCGGTAATCGCGGAACCGCCTGATGTGCTCCGCCGCAGTATCATCCAGGAGCGGATTGTCACCGGGGTCAGAGCCCTGGACGCCTTTACTCCTGTGGGCAAAGGACAGCGACTGGGTATATTTTCCGGCTCCGGCGTGGGAAAGTCTACAATTCTCGGGATGATCGCCCGTAATACCTCCGCCGATGTCAACGTTATTGCCTTGATTGGTGAGAGGGGAAGGGAGGTCAAGGAGTTTATCGAAAACGATCTGGGCGAAGAAGGACTCAAGCGATCTGTGCTGGTGGTCTCTTCCTCTGACACACCGCCTTTGGCCAGGCTCAGGGGCGCCTATGTTGCAACAGCAATCGCAGAGTACTTCAGGGATCAGGGTAAAGATGTAATGCTTCTCTTTGATTCGGTAACCCGTTTTGCCCGGGCTCAGCGGGAGATCGGTCTTGCAGTCGGTGAGCCGCCGGCTACGCGGGGCTATACTCCGTCGGTGTTTTCCATGTTGCCCAAGCTTCTGGAACGCTGCGGTACATCAGACAAAGGGACGATTACCGGGTTTTACTCGATTCTGGTGGATGCCGATGATATGGACGATCCGGTGGCGGATACCGTGCGGGGTATCCTCGACGGACATGTAATCCTGAGCCGGCAGCTTGCCCAGAGATATCACTACCCAGCGGTGGATGTCCTCGATTCTCTGTCCCGGCTGGGCAACAAGGTCGCCCAGGATCAAGATCTGCGGGCGGCGGGAAAGCTGAGACAGCTGCTGTCTGCCTATTATGAATCGGAGGACCTGATTAATGTAGGTGCCTACGTCAAGGGAGCCAACTCCCTTGTTGATGAGGCGATTGCCAAAATGCCTGCTATCCGCGATTTTCTTGTTCAGGGAATCGATGAGCAGGCAAAGATCAACGATACTCTGGAAACATTGCGAACATTGGCGGAGTCTACATAG
- the fliH gene encoding flagellar assembly protein FliH produces the protein MAKNVFRPTEVTNLSSGRIVLDTPFKEQKPVEVAAPAEEYTGPTADDLRREAEAFKVQWEEEKAGMIASAEEEAGNIVKEAEERAFQVLKEKTDEGEKIKQEAEDHAARIEAEAQAKHDTILQESNEQLEQIRKDAYTEGFESGREAGYQEGRAEVERLINHLHGIISSAIEKRTEIIEESETQVINLVLLIARKVIKVISENQKNVVINNVIQALRKLKSRGDVILRVNLEDVDLTTDHVKDFMRMVENVRSVTVMEDSRVDQGGCIIETDFGEIDARIKSQFNEIEEKILEMAPIREKGEA, from the coding sequence ATGGCAAAAAATGTTTTTCGGCCGACGGAGGTAACAAACCTAAGCTCTGGAAGAATAGTCCTCGATACACCCTTCAAGGAACAGAAGCCCGTGGAGGTCGCTGCTCCTGCGGAAGAATATACCGGACCCACCGCTGATGATCTGCGCCGGGAAGCTGAGGCTTTCAAGGTTCAGTGGGAGGAGGAAAAGGCCGGGATGATTGCCTCTGCAGAAGAGGAGGCCGGGAATATCGTCAAGGAGGCCGAGGAACGGGCTTTTCAGGTTCTGAAAGAAAAGACGGACGAAGGGGAAAAGATAAAGCAGGAGGCGGAAGACCATGCCGCCAGAATCGAGGCGGAGGCGCAAGCCAAACATGATACGATCCTGCAGGAGTCCAATGAGCAGCTGGAACAGATTCGTAAAGATGCCTACACGGAAGGATTTGAATCCGGCAGGGAAGCGGGGTACCAGGAAGGCCGGGCGGAGGTCGAAAGATTGATTAATCATCTCCATGGCATTATCAGCTCTGCCATTGAAAAACGTACGGAAATCATCGAAGAATCCGAGACCCAGGTCATAAATCTTGTTCTTTTGATTGCCAGGAAGGTAATAAAGGTAATTTCGGAAAATCAGAAGAATGTGGTAATCAATAATGTTATCCAGGCCCTGAGAAAGCTCAAGAGCCGTGGTGACGTTATTCTCAGAGTCAACCTTGAGGACGTTGATCTTACCACTGACCATGTTAAAGACTTTATGCGTATGGTGGAGAATGTACGGTCGGTAACGGTAATGGAGGACTCCCGGGTAGATCAGGGAGGCTGTATAATTGAAACCGATTTTGGTGAGATCGACGCCAGAATTAAATCTCAATTTAACGAGATAGAGGAAAAAATCCTGGAGATGGCTCCTATCCGGGAGAAAGGAGAGGCCTGA
- the fliG gene encoding flagellar motor switch protein FliG produces the protein MAKQAKAQTQGASGAAPKKGLKKELTGRQKAAIFLVTLGSEISSEIFKHLREDEIEALTFEIARLDNIDSEDRDTVLMEFKELMMAQDFITSGGIDYARELLEKSLGAQKAVDIINRLTSSLQVRPFDFIRRTDPAHLLNFIQQEHPQTIALILAYLEPQKASIILASLPHEIQSDVSKRIATMDRTDPNILREVERVLEKKLSTLSSEDYTAAGGVENIVEILNMVDRSTEKTIIESLEEEDPELAEEIKKRMFVFEDIVLLDDRAIQKVLREVDTGELAKALRGVEAEVQDKIFRNMSKRAAGMLKEEMEYMGPVRLKDVEETQQKIVSIIRKLEDQGEIVVARSGEDEMVV, from the coding sequence ATGGCGAAACAAGCTAAAGCACAAACTCAAGGAGCCTCCGGGGCGGCTCCCAAGAAGGGATTAAAAAAGGAGCTCACCGGCCGGCAGAAGGCCGCGATCTTTCTTGTTACCCTGGGTTCGGAGATCTCGTCAGAAATCTTCAAGCACCTGAGGGAGGACGAGATAGAAGCTCTTACCTTTGAGATCGCCAGGCTGGACAATATTGATTCCGAGGACAGGGATACTGTGCTGATGGAGTTCAAGGAGCTTATGATGGCTCAGGACTTCATTACTTCCGGCGGTATAGATTACGCCAGAGAGCTGTTGGAAAAGTCTCTGGGTGCCCAGAAGGCCGTGGATATCATCAACCGTTTGACCAGCTCCCTGCAGGTTCGGCCCTTCGATTTTATTCGCCGTACCGATCCGGCGCACCTGCTTAACTTTATACAACAGGAGCATCCTCAGACAATCGCTCTTATTCTCGCGTATCTTGAACCGCAAAAAGCATCGATAATTCTCGCAAGCCTGCCTCACGAGATTCAGTCCGATGTTTCAAAACGCATAGCCACTATGGACCGTACCGACCCCAATATATTACGGGAGGTCGAACGGGTGCTGGAAAAGAAGCTCTCCACCCTCAGTTCCGAGGACTATACCGCCGCCGGCGGAGTAGAGAACATAGTCGAGATACTCAATATGGTTGACCGGTCAACGGAAAAGACCATTATTGAGAGTCTTGAAGAAGAGGATCCGGAATTGGCGGAAGAGATTAAAAAGCGCATGTTTGTTTTCGAGGATATTGTACTTCTCGACGATCGGGCCATCCAGAAGGTGCTGCGGGAAGTGGACACCGGCGAACTGGCCAAGGCCCTGCGTGGTGTCGAAGCGGAGGTTCAGGACAAGATCTTCCGCAACATGTCCAAACGTGCCGCGGGTATGCTCAAGGAAGAGATGGAATACATGGGACCGGTCCGGCTCAAGGACGTAGAGGAGACCCAGCAGAAGATTGTATCGATTATCCGGAAACTCGAAGACCAGGGCGAAATTGTCGTCGCCCGCTCCGGCGAAGACGAGATGGTTGTTTAG
- the fliF gene encoding flagellar basal-body MS-ring/collar protein FliF, whose protein sequence is MNEWLKKFLEQVKSGWSKWSLVQRIMFIVIVVAVIGALAGLVTFSSRPSMVPLLTSAITDQEKLSKISIRLDEEKVEHTISAEGRIFVKDKITAQRMVSILMREDLIPREVSPWDVFKLDRWTITDFERNVNLRRAITDSLEQHIEALSDVDDAKVTLVMPEKELFSDSQQPVTASVIITPSPGSGISTHRAKIEGIVKLVRFAVEGLQEENIVISDHNMNVLNDFEDLADFDRLELTKRQLKQKETLEMAYRNEIQKALMQIFGEDRVRVLKVDIDLDMSKKVVETEEYFPITMVPDNPATPYSELRVVPSVTRSKEVIDEQWKGTGFNPEGPPGVEGQVPPSYKDADALFGEYKNNSVTQNEEVNQKNTYEEKTPWVINRISVGAAIDGLWRREYTDKGTVKLDSTGSIVRNYTPVTDEDLAKARTLVEHAIGYSRNRGDSVSVEHLQFDRTSQFAMEDEEFRARQRLQQMIIYSLVAVAVLIIALIVFRLISRELERRRRLREEELSRQHQAMREAALRSAEEEGVDVEMSVEERARLDMQEHAINMAREHPEDVAQLIRTWLLEE, encoded by the coding sequence ATGAACGAATGGTTGAAAAAGTTCCTGGAACAGGTAAAAAGCGGTTGGAGTAAATGGTCCCTGGTGCAGCGGATCATGTTCATTGTAATCGTCGTAGCGGTAATCGGTGCGCTGGCAGGTCTTGTGACCTTCAGTTCCAGGCCGAGTATGGTGCCGCTGCTGACCTCCGCGATTACCGATCAGGAAAAGTTGTCGAAAATTTCGATACGTCTCGATGAAGAGAAGGTGGAACACACCATTTCTGCAGAGGGACGAATTTTCGTTAAGGACAAAATCACCGCACAGCGAATGGTCTCGATTCTTATGCGGGAGGACCTTATACCCAGAGAAGTCTCTCCCTGGGATGTCTTTAAGCTCGACCGTTGGACTATTACCGATTTCGAACGGAATGTTAATCTTAGGCGGGCCATAACAGACAGTCTGGAACAGCACATCGAAGCATTATCGGACGTGGATGATGCCAAAGTAACCCTGGTGATGCCGGAAAAAGAGCTCTTCAGCGACAGCCAGCAGCCGGTTACCGCATCGGTAATTATTACCCCGTCCCCGGGATCCGGTATTTCTACCCACAGGGCCAAGATAGAGGGTATTGTTAAACTGGTGCGTTTCGCCGTTGAAGGCCTGCAGGAAGAGAACATTGTGATAAGCGATCACAATATGAATGTCCTGAACGATTTCGAGGACCTGGCTGATTTTGACCGCCTTGAACTTACAAAACGACAGCTCAAGCAGAAGGAAACTCTGGAAATGGCCTACCGGAACGAAATCCAGAAGGCCCTGATGCAGATTTTCGGCGAAGACCGGGTCCGGGTACTCAAGGTAGATATTGACCTGGACATGAGCAAGAAGGTAGTGGAAACCGAGGAGTACTTTCCCATAACAATGGTTCCTGACAATCCGGCCACACCGTACTCGGAGCTCCGGGTAGTTCCCTCTGTTACCCGTTCCAAAGAGGTCATAGACGAGCAATGGAAGGGAACAGGATTCAATCCCGAAGGCCCTCCCGGGGTTGAGGGGCAGGTGCCCCCATCATACAAGGATGCCGATGCCCTGTTCGGGGAATACAAGAATAATTCCGTTACCCAGAATGAAGAGGTAAACCAGAAGAATACCTACGAGGAGAAAACTCCCTGGGTTATTAATCGTATAAGCGTCGGAGCCGCTATTGACGGCCTGTGGCGCCGGGAATATACCGATAAAGGCACCGTAAAACTCGACAGTACCGGAAGCATCGTCCGAAACTACACACCGGTAACCGATGAGGACCTGGCAAAGGCCCGCACCCTGGTTGAACATGCCATCGGCTACAGCAGGAACCGGGGCGACAGTGTTTCGGTTGAACATCTGCAGTTCGACCGGACCTCCCAGTTTGCCATGGAGGATGAGGAGTTCAGGGCCAGACAGCGGCTGCAGCAGATGATAATCTATTCCCTTGTTGCTGTGGCAGTTCTGATCATTGCCCTGATTGTGTTCCGTCTGATCAGCCGCGAGCTTGAACGCCGCCGGCGACTGCGGGAAGAGGAGCTCTCCCGGCAGCATCAGGCAATGCGCGAGGCCGCACTCAGAAGTGCGGAAGAAGAGGGTGTGGATGTCGAAATGTCCGTCGAGGAGCGGGCCAGGCTGGACATGCAGGAGCATGCCATCAATATGGCCCGGGAGCATCCCGAGGATGTTGCCCAGCTGATTCGCACCTGGCTGCTTGAAGAGTAG
- the fliE gene encoding flagellar hook-basal body complex protein FliE: MDIFDSMQVSGHRIGLETTNPKHLNGKLPQNQPADGTATGFSNAMLRALNGANNLQQESTSLTQAMLTDPESVDSHDVTIAMAKANMAVTMTKSVVDGAVRAYKEIISLR; encoded by the coding sequence ATGGATATTTTTGATTCAATGCAGGTTTCAGGACACAGAATTGGTCTTGAGACAACGAACCCGAAACATTTGAACGGCAAGCTCCCGCAGAACCAGCCGGCCGATGGGACGGCCACAGGTTTTTCGAATGCCATGCTGCGGGCATTGAACGGAGCAAACAATCTGCAGCAGGAGAGCACTTCGCTGACCCAGGCGATGCTTACCGACCCTGAGAGCGTTGATTCTCATGATGTTACAATTGCAATGGCAAAGGCCAATATGGCCGTAACCATGACGAAGTCCGTTGTTGACGGAGCTGTACGGGCCTACAAAGAGATTATCAGTTTACGGTAG
- the flgC gene encoding flagellar basal body rod protein FlgC, with the protein MGMFTSISTAASGLSAQRLRLDVVSNNIANADTTRTPDGGPYRRSRVIFKPRVSEPYFKIPFLPKRLDNGIGKGVRVAEITKDKDAKLRLVYDPTHPDAIKSGPKTGYVEMPNVNIVEEMVDMISASRSYEANVALVNGSKTMFMRSLDIGR; encoded by the coding sequence ATGGGAATGTTTACCAGTATCAGTACGGCAGCTTCGGGCTTAAGCGCTCAGCGGCTGCGGCTTGATGTCGTATCCAACAATATCGCCAACGCGGATACCACCAGGACTCCGGATGGCGGCCCTTATCGCCGCAGCAGGGTAATCTTCAAGCCCCGGGTGTCGGAACCTTACTTCAAGATACCCTTTTTACCGAAGCGTCTTGATAACGGTATCGGTAAAGGAGTACGGGTAGCGGAGATTACCAAGGACAAGGATGCGAAACTCAGGCTTGTTTATGATCCGACTCACCCTGATGCGATTAAATCCGGGCCGAAAACCGGCTACGTAGAGATGCCGAACGTCAATATTGTGGAAGAAATGGTGGATATGATTTCCGCCAGCCGTTCCTACGAGGCAAACGTCGCCCTGGTGAACGGCTCCAAGACCATGTTTATGCGTTCTCTGGATATAGGAAGGTAG